In one Armatimonadota bacterium genomic region, the following are encoded:
- the lexA gene encoding transcriptional repressor LexA: MAKQLTERQKIVLNFLTRYVQKHGYPPSIREICAGVGIKSLRGVTIHLEALERKGYIRREHTSRSITILRQPKVKEEDAYIRLPLIGAIAAGEPLLAVENIEGELPVPRAMLRNTENAFLLRVKGDSMIEEHIMPGDLVVIRPQQTAENGDLVAVLIGEEATVKRLRSENGEITLLPANPAYEPIPLRGKDYRIIGKAIALLRSY; encoded by the coding sequence ATGGCTAAGCAATTGACCGAACGGCAAAAAATTGTCCTAAATTTTTTGACTAGATATGTTCAGAAACATGGATATCCGCCATCCATACGCGAGATTTGTGCGGGAGTCGGTATTAAGAGCCTAAGAGGTGTAACGATTCATTTAGAGGCTTTAGAACGAAAGGGTTATATCAGACGGGAACATACATCTCGAAGCATCACAATCTTACGACAACCCAAAGTAAAGGAAGAAGATGCATATATTCGCCTGCCTTTGATAGGAGCGATAGCAGCAGGAGAACCATTGCTTGCTGTTGAGAACATCGAAGGGGAGCTACCAGTTCCGCGGGCAATGCTAAGGAATACTGAAAATGCATTCCTCCTGAGGGTCAAAGGAGATAGCATGATTGAGGAGCATATAATGCCAGGTGACCTAGTAGTTATTCGTCCCCAACAGACTGCCGAAAATGGCGACCTCGTTGCTGTGCTTATCGGCGAAGAGGCAACAGTAAAGCGTTTGCGCTCCGAAAACGGAGAAATTACCCTCCTTCCCGCAAACCCAGCTTATGAGCCAATACCCCTTCGCGGCAAAGACTACAGGATAATTGGCAAAGCCATCGCCTTGCTAAGGAGCTACTAA
- a CDS encoding STAS domain-containing protein, with protein MAQVKNANLKTSVENVSGVPVLKVAGEIDLYTSPDFKSAIISTIDSGAKDIIIDLTDVSYMDSGGFGVLLGAVRKVKPLGGSINLVGCGENIRRILSITRLDTIFKLFASVDEAVKAIKG; from the coding sequence TTGGCTCAAGTGAAAAATGCAAATTTAAAAACCAGCGTCGAAAATGTATCAGGAGTTCCGGTATTAAAAGTAGCTGGTGAAATAGACCTTTACACCTCGCCCGATTTTAAATCTGCTATCATTTCAACAATAGATTCGGGAGCAAAAGACATTATTATTGATCTTACAGATGTTAGCTATATGGACAGCGGTGGCTTTGGCGTACTTCTTGGAGCTGTTCGCAAAGTCAAGCCACTTGGTGGAAGCATAAATCTTGTGGGGTGCGGTGAAAATATCCGTCGAATATTGAGCATTACCCGGCTTGATACAATATTCAAGCTGTTTGCAAGCGTGGACGAAGCTGTAAAAGCGATAAAGGGTTAG